From the genome of Streptacidiphilus rugosus AM-16, one region includes:
- a CDS encoding tetratricopeptide repeat protein: protein MSAQSALASSTGVPGAPTPFVGRRAELALLREEWERETPASGAAATAPRVLLVAGRPGSGRTALALRLAEQLDGFATATRLSLAAPHPARRLLDALGLPRPAAPVPDEAEAAALVALREHGAGSGPQLLLLDDVTDAPQVQALLPSAPGSLVVAVAAGPLTAIPGVRPCVLGGLDYPAARELLAALAGDTRVVCDPVAAQALSELVACHAGALRLLGGWLAARPRASVSDALRALRETPADALADAAAEPGPPRAGSGWPWGGPVRAGSGAAAPVLGLPGQAVPPMPAYPPAVPATPAVPAPPPPPRGAQRSDDPLRRAFALVYGGLGANAQLLLRLSTVVPGGVLDARGAAALVGSPIEAASALLGSLAGQQLLRDEGEGRYRLPESLRPVLTRLRDSEDKPALVELAEARWLERQVRLLGTCLTRLAPEQAPADAEVPPVPLRFRSAAEAWAWLDLALPTLLPAVDAGVARGGLDGLLTRLATVLVRALPVWGEGRGRSVATELYGLHTAVEELARRAGQPRRQAAALVNLGDLHAAAGEHARAMERYRGALGPARAAQDHVAVGRILEATAGAYRASGDLVRAVDFYGRALTLRRNRGERADEARLLGRLAATHSAQGRYQDALREYRAAVALYRKLSDEAGSVGAILGAARVQELSGGTEAALRTQREALDAARRVGPRLEALVLLRMAEALERAGDPAGARLQRDQAALLGAPAPSQPPSPRSAPRPSE, encoded by the coding sequence GTGTCAGCACAGTCGGCCTTGGCCTCGTCCACGGGTGTGCCCGGCGCGCCCACGCCCTTCGTCGGCCGCCGGGCCGAGCTGGCGCTGCTGCGCGAGGAGTGGGAACGCGAGACGCCGGCCTCCGGCGCCGCGGCGACCGCGCCGCGCGTGCTGCTGGTCGCGGGCAGGCCGGGATCGGGCCGCACCGCCCTGGCGCTGCGGCTGGCCGAACAGCTGGACGGCTTCGCCACCGCGACCCGCCTCTCCCTCGCCGCGCCCCACCCCGCCCGCCGTCTGCTCGACGCGCTCGGCCTGCCCCGGCCCGCCGCGCCCGTCCCCGACGAGGCGGAGGCCGCGGCGCTCGTCGCGCTGCGCGAGCACGGCGCCGGCTCCGGGCCGCAGCTGCTCCTCCTCGACGACGTGACCGACGCGCCGCAGGTCCAGGCGCTCCTGCCGAGCGCGCCCGGCTCCCTGGTGGTGGCCGTCGCGGCCGGACCGCTCACCGCGATCCCCGGCGTCCGCCCCTGCGTGCTGGGCGGCCTGGACTACCCCGCCGCCCGCGAACTGCTGGCCGCCCTCGCCGGCGACACCCGGGTGGTCTGCGACCCGGTGGCGGCCCAGGCGCTGTCCGAGCTCGTCGCCTGCCACGCGGGCGCGCTGCGCCTGCTCGGCGGCTGGCTCGCCGCCCGCCCCCGCGCCTCCGTCTCCGACGCCCTGCGGGCCCTGCGCGAGACGCCCGCCGACGCCCTCGCCGACGCCGCCGCCGAACCCGGTCCCCCTCGCGCTGGCTCGGGCTGGCCCTGGGGCGGGCCGGTCCGCGCCGGCTCGGGCGCCGCCGCGCCGGTGCTCGGCCTGCCCGGCCAGGCGGTGCCGCCGATGCCCGCCTACCCGCCCGCCGTGCCGGCGACGCCCGCGGTGCCCGCCCCGCCGCCACCGCCGCGCGGGGCCCAGCGCAGCGACGACCCGCTGCGCCGCGCCTTCGCCCTGGTCTACGGCGGGCTCGGCGCCAATGCCCAGCTGCTGCTGCGGCTGTCCACGGTCGTGCCCGGCGGAGTATTGGACGCGCGCGGAGCCGCCGCGCTGGTCGGCAGCCCGATCGAGGCCGCGTCCGCGCTGCTGGGCTCCCTGGCCGGGCAGCAGCTGCTGCGGGACGAAGGGGAGGGCCGCTACCGCCTGCCGGAGAGCCTGCGGCCGGTGCTCACCCGCCTGCGCGACTCGGAGGACAAGCCCGCTCTGGTCGAGCTGGCCGAGGCCCGCTGGCTGGAGCGCCAGGTGCGGCTCCTCGGTACCTGCCTGACCAGGCTCGCCCCCGAGCAGGCCCCGGCCGACGCCGAGGTGCCGCCGGTGCCGCTGCGCTTCCGCAGCGCGGCCGAGGCCTGGGCCTGGCTCGACCTCGCCCTGCCGACGCTGCTGCCCGCCGTGGACGCGGGCGTCGCCAGGGGCGGCCTGGACGGACTGCTGACCCGGCTGGCCACGGTGCTCGTCCGGGCGCTGCCGGTCTGGGGCGAGGGCCGGGGGCGTTCGGTCGCCACCGAGCTGTACGGGCTGCACACGGCCGTCGAGGAGCTCGCGCGCCGCGCCGGGCAGCCGCGCCGACAGGCCGCCGCCCTGGTCAACCTGGGTGATCTGCACGCTGCCGCGGGCGAACACGCCCGCGCGATGGAGCGCTACCGGGGCGCGCTCGGCCCGGCGCGCGCCGCGCAGGACCATGTGGCCGTCGGCCGCATCCTGGAGGCCACCGCCGGCGCGTACCGGGCCTCGGGCGACCTGGTCCGCGCCGTCGACTTCTACGGTCGCGCGCTCACCCTGCGCCGCAACCGCGGCGAGCGCGCCGACGAGGCCCGCCTGCTGGGCCGGCTGGCTGCGACGCACAGCGCCCAGGGGCGTTACCAGGACGCGCTCCGTGAGTACCGCGCGGCGGTGGCGCTGTACCGCAAGCTCTCCGACGAGGCGGGCTCGGTCGGGGCGATCCTGGGCGCGGCGCGGGTCCAGGAGCTCTCCGGAGGAACCGAGGCGGCCCTGCGGACCCAGCGCGAGGCCCTGGACGCCGCGCGCCGGGTCGGCCCGCGGCTGGAGGCCCTGGTGCTGCTCCGCATGGCCGAGGCCCTCGAACGCGCCGGCGACCCGGCGGGCGCCCGCCTGCAGCGCGACCAGGCCGCTCTTCTCGGCGCCCCGGCCCCCTCCCAGCCGCCGTCCCCGCGCAGCGCACCCCGGCCTTCGGAGTGA
- a CDS encoding NUDIX domain-containing protein, with the protein MEQRQILQDTPDTWEVVAERTSFEGKVWDIVSDEVVMPDERAATRDYMKHPGAVGVLALDEQDRVLLVRQYRHPVRHRLWELPAGLLDIPGENPLHAAQREFFEEAHHKAGDWRVLVDIFPTPGGSDEAIRVFLARDLAAAEGDRYEATGEELDLQVERFPLDEVIAMILAGELHNGALVASATALKAALCGPGLDALRPADAPWPARPFE; encoded by the coding sequence GTGGAGCAGCGTCAGATCTTGCAGGACACCCCCGACACGTGGGAGGTGGTGGCCGAGCGCACCTCCTTCGAGGGAAAGGTCTGGGACATCGTCTCCGACGAGGTCGTCATGCCGGACGAGCGCGCCGCGACGCGCGACTACATGAAGCACCCCGGCGCGGTCGGGGTGCTGGCCCTGGACGAGCAGGACCGGGTGCTGCTGGTGCGTCAGTACCGGCACCCGGTCCGGCACCGGCTGTGGGAGCTGCCGGCCGGCCTGCTCGACATCCCGGGCGAGAACCCGCTGCACGCCGCGCAGCGCGAGTTCTTCGAGGAGGCCCACCACAAGGCGGGCGACTGGCGGGTGCTGGTCGACATCTTCCCCACCCCTGGCGGCTCCGACGAGGCGATCCGGGTCTTCCTGGCCAGGGATCTCGCCGCGGCCGAGGGCGACCGCTACGAGGCGACCGGCGAGGAGCTCGACCTCCAGGTCGAGCGCTTCCCGCTGGACGAGGTGATCGCGATGATCCTCGCCGGGGAGCTCCACAACGGCGCGCTGGTCGCCTCCGCCACCGCGCTCAAGGCGGCCCTGTGCGGCCCGGGCCTCGACGCGCTGCGGCCCGCGGACGCGCCCTGGCCCGCGCGTCCGTTCGAGTGA
- a CDS encoding CTP synthase, which yields MAQPHSGKAGTTTKHLFVTGGVASSLGKGLTASSLGALLKARGLRVTMQKLDPYLNVDPGTMNPFQHGEVFVTDDGAETDLDIGHYERFLDTNLHGSANVTTGQVYSTVIAKERRGEYLGDTVQVIPHITNEIKSRIRRMATEDVDVVITEVGGTVGDIESLPFLEAVRQVRHEVGRDNVFFVHVSLLPYIGPSGELKTKPTQHSVAALRNIGIQPDAIVLRADREVPQAIKRKISLMCDVDEEAVVAAIDAKSIYDIPKVLHSEGLDAYVVRRLGLPWRDVDWTQWDDLLRRVHEPKRTVRIALVGKYIDLPDAYLSVTEALRHGGFANHAKVEIKWVTSVDCETPEGAAAQLGDVDAICIPGGFGERGVDGKVGAITYAREHGTPLLGLCLGLQCVVIEAARNLAGLAEANSTEFDAAARHPVISTMAEQLEIVDGKGDLGGTMRLGLYPAKLAEGSIVREVYGGEQYVEERHRHRYEVNNSYRAELEKTGLQFSGLSPKGDLVEYVEYPRDTHPYLVATQAHPELKSRPTRPHPLFAGLVAAAIKVQDGE from the coding sequence TTGGCACAGCCCCATTCCGGTAAGGCCGGCACGACGACCAAGCATCTCTTCGTCACCGGGGGCGTCGCCTCCTCGCTCGGCAAGGGGCTGACCGCCTCCAGCCTGGGGGCCCTGCTGAAGGCGCGCGGTCTGCGGGTCACCATGCAGAAGCTGGACCCGTACCTGAACGTCGACCCCGGCACGATGAACCCGTTCCAGCACGGCGAGGTCTTCGTCACCGACGACGGCGCGGAGACCGACCTCGACATCGGCCACTACGAGCGCTTCCTCGACACGAACCTGCACGGCAGCGCCAACGTCACGACCGGTCAGGTCTACTCGACGGTCATCGCCAAGGAGCGCCGCGGCGAGTACCTGGGCGACACCGTCCAGGTGATCCCGCACATCACCAACGAGATCAAGTCCCGGATCCGCCGCATGGCGACCGAGGACGTCGACGTCGTCATCACCGAGGTCGGCGGTACCGTCGGCGACATCGAGTCGCTGCCGTTCCTGGAGGCCGTGCGCCAGGTGCGCCACGAGGTCGGCCGGGACAACGTCTTCTTCGTGCACGTCTCGCTGCTGCCCTACATCGGCCCCTCCGGCGAGCTGAAGACCAAGCCGACCCAGCACTCCGTCGCCGCGCTGCGCAACATCGGCATCCAGCCCGACGCGATCGTGCTGCGCGCCGACCGCGAGGTCCCGCAGGCCATCAAGCGCAAGATCTCGCTGATGTGCGACGTGGACGAGGAGGCCGTGGTCGCGGCCATCGACGCCAAGTCGATCTACGACATCCCGAAGGTGCTGCACTCCGAGGGCCTGGACGCCTACGTCGTCCGCCGTCTCGGCCTGCCCTGGCGCGACGTGGACTGGACCCAGTGGGACGACCTGCTGCGCCGCGTCCACGAGCCCAAGCGCACCGTGAGGATCGCGCTGGTCGGCAAGTACATCGACCTGCCCGACGCCTACCTGTCGGTGACCGAGGCGCTGCGTCACGGCGGCTTCGCCAACCACGCCAAGGTCGAGATCAAGTGGGTCACCTCGGTGGACTGCGAGACCCCCGAGGGCGCGGCTGCGCAGCTCGGCGACGTCGACGCGATCTGCATCCCCGGCGGCTTCGGCGAGCGCGGTGTGGACGGCAAGGTCGGCGCGATCACCTACGCCCGCGAGCACGGCACCCCGCTGCTCGGTCTCTGCCTGGGCCTGCAGTGCGTCGTCATCGAGGCCGCGCGCAACCTGGCCGGACTGGCCGAGGCCAACTCCACCGAGTTCGACGCGGCCGCCCGCCACCCGGTCATCTCGACCATGGCCGAGCAGCTGGAGATCGTCGACGGCAAGGGCGACCTGGGCGGCACCATGCGCCTGGGCCTCTACCCGGCCAAGCTCGCCGAGGGCTCCATCGTCCGCGAGGTCTACGGCGGCGAGCAGTACGTCGAGGAGCGCCACCGCCACCGCTACGAGGTCAACAACTCCTACCGCGCCGAGCTGGAGAAGACCGGGCTGCAGTTCTCCGGTCTCTCGCCCAAGGGCGACCTGGTCGAGTACGTCGAGTACCCGCGCGACACGCACCCCTACCTGGTGGCCACCCAGGCCCACCCGGAGCTGAAGTCCCGTCCGACCCGCCCGCACCCGCTCTTCGCGGGCCTGGTCGCCGCGGCGATCAAGGTGCAGGACGGCGAGTAG
- a CDS encoding glycoside hydrolase family 15 protein encodes MAARIEDYALIGDMQTAALVSRNGAVDWLCLPRFDSPAVFAGLLGTDEHGFWRIGPAEPLPEAEAATATAGGPGSAGPAPVGIDDTGEFRVLPPTAAAPAPPAARRRYRGDSLILEQEWDTGGTVRVIDFMPPRGLPERGAVPQMIRIVEGVSGRVRMRSALRMRFSYGRVVPWVHRVEVDGQTRTVAVAGPDSVWLDGVAETYGRNLTTYADFTVEAGERIAFALTWQPSHLGAPDLPDPEDALATTEEFWSYWVAQCTYQGPYREPVVRSLITLKALTYAPTGGIVAAPTTSLPEDIGGVRNWDYRFTWLRDATITLSSLLRTGYRDEARAWREWLLRAVAGDPENLQIMYGIAGERELSETTLDWLPGYEGSTPVRIGNGAADQLQLDVYGEVVEALHLAHMTGLARNDHAHMLQLRLISWLEEHWNDPDEGIWEVRGPRRHFVHSKVMAWVAVDRTIRMIEQTPHEGPLERWRELRDTIHEDVCAHGYDKERNTFTQSYGSQELDASLLLIPQVGFLPPDDKRVIGTIEAIQRELLTPDGFVLRYPTSGGDEGVDGLPGDEGAFLACSFWLADDLAMIGRVGEARELFDKLLGIRNDVGLLAEEWDPRLQRQVGNFPQAFSHVPLIDTALRLTAVAGLPGL; translated from the coding sequence GTGGCCGCCCGCATCGAGGACTACGCGCTCATCGGTGACATGCAGACCGCCGCCCTGGTGAGCCGGAACGGCGCGGTGGACTGGCTCTGCCTGCCCCGGTTCGACTCCCCCGCCGTCTTCGCCGGGCTGCTGGGGACGGACGAGCACGGCTTCTGGCGGATCGGCCCGGCGGAGCCGCTGCCGGAGGCCGAGGCCGCCACGGCGACGGCGGGCGGGCCGGGGTCGGCGGGCCCCGCTCCGGTCGGCATCGACGACACCGGCGAGTTCCGGGTGCTGCCGCCCACCGCCGCCGCGCCCGCGCCTCCGGCCGCGCGCCGCCGCTACCGGGGCGACTCGCTGATCCTCGAACAGGAGTGGGACACCGGCGGGACCGTCCGGGTGATCGACTTCATGCCGCCCCGTGGACTGCCGGAGCGCGGCGCGGTGCCGCAGATGATCAGGATCGTCGAGGGGGTCAGCGGCCGGGTCCGGATGCGGTCCGCGCTGCGGATGCGTTTCTCCTACGGGCGCGTCGTGCCCTGGGTGCACCGGGTCGAGGTCGACGGACAGACCCGTACGGTCGCGGTGGCCGGCCCCGACTCGGTCTGGCTGGACGGAGTGGCCGAGACCTACGGCCGCAACCTCACCACCTACGCGGACTTCACCGTGGAGGCCGGCGAGCGGATCGCCTTCGCGCTGACCTGGCAGCCCTCCCACCTGGGCGCCCCCGACCTGCCCGACCCCGAGGACGCGCTGGCCACCACGGAGGAGTTCTGGAGCTACTGGGTCGCCCAGTGCACCTACCAGGGCCCCTACCGCGAGCCCGTGGTCCGCTCGCTGATCACACTGAAGGCGCTCACCTACGCCCCCACCGGCGGCATCGTCGCCGCGCCGACCACCTCGCTGCCCGAGGACATCGGCGGGGTGCGCAACTGGGACTACCGGTTCACCTGGCTGCGCGACGCGACGATCACCCTCTCCTCGCTGCTGCGCACCGGCTACCGCGACGAGGCCCGCGCCTGGCGCGAGTGGCTGCTCCGCGCGGTCGCCGGCGACCCGGAGAACCTGCAGATCATGTACGGGATCGCGGGCGAACGGGAGCTCTCGGAGACCACGCTCGACTGGCTGCCCGGCTACGAGGGCTCCACCCCGGTCAGGATCGGCAACGGCGCGGCCGACCAGCTCCAGCTGGACGTCTACGGCGAGGTCGTGGAGGCGCTGCACCTGGCCCACATGACCGGTCTGGCCCGCAACGACCACGCCCACATGCTGCAGCTGCGGCTGATCTCCTGGCTCGAGGAGCACTGGAACGACCCGGACGAGGGCATCTGGGAGGTGCGCGGCCCGCGTCGCCACTTCGTCCACTCGAAGGTCATGGCCTGGGTCGCGGTGGACCGCACCATCAGGATGATCGAGCAGACCCCGCACGAGGGCCCGCTGGAGCGCTGGCGCGAACTGCGCGACACCATCCACGAGGACGTCTGCGCCCACGGCTACGACAAGGAGCGCAACACCTTCACGCAGTCCTACGGCTCGCAGGAGCTGGACGCGTCGCTGCTGCTGATCCCGCAGGTGGGCTTCCTGCCGCCGGACGACAAGCGCGTGATCGGCACGATCGAGGCGATCCAGCGTGAGCTGCTGACGCCCGACGGCTTCGTGCTGCGCTATCCGACCAGCGGCGGCGACGAGGGCGTGGACGGCCTGCCGGGCGACGAGGGCGCCTTCCTGGCCTGCTCGTTCTGGCTGGCGGACGACCTCGCGATGATCGGCAGGGTCGGCGAGGCCCGGGAGCTGTTCGACAAGCTGCTCGGCATCCGCAACGACGTGGGCCTGCTGGCGGAGGAGTGGGATCCGCGGCTCCAGCGCCAGGTCGGCAACTTCCCGCAGGCCTTCAGCCACGTCCCGCTGATCGACACGGCCCTGCGGCTGACCGCCGTGGCCGGCCTGCCGGGGCTGTAG
- a CDS encoding HAD-IA family hydrolase: MDLTARALLLDMDGTLVDSGAVVMRVWGRWAAAHGLSPERVEEVVHGRQGHESMAILLPGRPTAENVADNARMLAEETADLDGIVPIPGAPAFLAALAGVPHALVTSADVALSTGRMGAAGLALPEVRITAEDVSASKPDPEGFLKGAAELGFAPEDCVVFEDSAAGVAAGLAAGMRVVGVGAATAAYGATVTVDTLEQVAVLPRPDGSVTLRIG; this comes from the coding sequence ATGGACCTGACCGCCCGCGCCCTGCTGCTGGACATGGACGGCACGCTGGTCGACTCCGGCGCCGTCGTGATGCGCGTCTGGGGTCGCTGGGCCGCCGCCCACGGGCTTTCGCCGGAGCGGGTCGAGGAGGTCGTCCACGGGCGGCAGGGTCACGAGAGCATGGCGATACTGCTGCCCGGGCGGCCGACGGCGGAGAACGTCGCCGACAACGCCAGGATGCTCGCCGAGGAGACCGCCGACCTGGACGGCATCGTGCCGATCCCCGGCGCGCCCGCGTTCCTCGCCGCGCTGGCCGGCGTCCCGCACGCGCTGGTCACCTCCGCCGACGTGGCCCTCTCCACCGGGCGGATGGGCGCGGCGGGGCTCGCGCTGCCGGAGGTGCGGATCACCGCCGAGGACGTCAGCGCGAGCAAGCCCGACCCCGAGGGCTTCCTCAAGGGCGCGGCCGAGCTCGGCTTCGCCCCGGAGGACTGCGTGGTCTTCGAGGACTCCGCCGCGGGCGTCGCCGCGGGCCTGGCCGCGGGCATGCGCGTGGTCGGCGTCGGCGCGGCCACGGCCGCCTACGGGGCGACGGTCACCGTGGACACCCTGGAGCAGGTCGCAGTGCTGCCCCGGCCCGACGGCTCGGTGACCCTGCGGATCGGCTGA
- a CDS encoding VOC family protein, which produces MDWTLEVVVLPVSDVDRAKAFYSEQLGFAVDVDRRMSEKVRVVQLTPPGSGCSITIGEGLTPVAPGTYQGLQLCVSDIRAAHSQLAAGGVDVSEIFHFGENGQQPGPGGPWNSFVSFNDPDGNGWVVQEAPADRSQR; this is translated from the coding sequence ATGGACTGGACTCTTGAGGTCGTCGTGCTGCCCGTCTCCGACGTCGACCGGGCCAAGGCCTTCTACAGCGAACAACTGGGCTTCGCCGTCGACGTCGACCGCAGGATGAGCGAGAAGGTACGGGTGGTGCAGCTGACGCCGCCGGGATCCGGCTGCTCGATCACGATCGGCGAGGGCCTCACCCCGGTCGCGCCCGGCACCTACCAGGGCCTCCAGCTCTGCGTGAGCGACATCCGGGCCGCGCACTCCCAGCTGGCGGCGGGCGGCGTGGACGTCAGCGAGATCTTCCACTTCGGCGAGAACGGCCAGCAGCCCGGCCCCGGCGGGCCGTGGAACTCCTTCGTCAGCTTCAACGACCCCGACGGCAACGGCTGGGTCGTCCAGGAGGCCCCGGCCGACCGCAGCCAGCGCTGA
- a CDS encoding glycosyltransferase family 4 protein: MEHTTPAVPNPAGSNPAGSSGELKAVLVLAGTTGGIGAHVRSLAEGLSAHGVEVTVCGPAETDELFGFSGAGARFHPVEITPTPGPRTDTAAVGELRRAFARASLVHAHGLRAALLSDLALRTARVEIPLVVTSHSANLATGVERRLLRMMERRVARAADLMLGASSDLVARARDLGATDARLGPVVAPPLAPAAADREATRRQLLAVKGSKEAKAQASERPVVLAIGRLTPQKNFQLLLDAASGWRGGEEPLLVIAGAGAEEPALKARIKSERLPARLLGYREDVADLLAAADVVVISSRWEARPMVAQEALRAGVPVVATAVGGLPELVGDAAVLVPPGDATALAAAVSSLLADPARRAELAEAGPAQAETWPTEADTVAQVLSVYDELTSQR; the protein is encoded by the coding sequence GTGGAGCACACCACCCCTGCTGTGCCGAACCCTGCCGGGTCGAACCCCGCCGGGTCGAGCGGCGAGCTCAAGGCGGTGCTGGTGCTGGCCGGCACGACCGGAGGCATCGGCGCCCATGTGCGTTCGCTGGCGGAGGGCCTGAGCGCGCACGGGGTCGAGGTCACCGTGTGCGGACCGGCCGAGACCGACGAACTGTTCGGCTTCTCCGGCGCGGGGGCCCGCTTCCATCCCGTGGAGATCACCCCGACGCCCGGCCCGCGCACCGACACCGCGGCCGTGGGCGAGCTGCGCCGCGCCTTCGCCCGCGCGTCGCTCGTCCACGCGCACGGCCTGCGGGCGGCGCTCCTCTCCGACCTCGCGCTGCGGACCGCCAGGGTGGAGATCCCGCTCGTGGTCACCTCGCACTCGGCCAACCTGGCCACCGGGGTGGAGCGCCGGCTGCTGCGGATGATGGAACGCCGGGTCGCCCGCGCCGCGGACCTGATGCTCGGGGCCTCCTCCGACCTGGTCGCCCGGGCCCGCGACCTGGGCGCGACCGACGCCAGGCTGGGCCCGGTCGTCGCCCCGCCGCTCGCCCCCGCAGCGGCCGACCGGGAGGCGACCCGGCGTCAGTTGCTGGCCGTGAAGGGGTCCAAGGAGGCGAAGGCCCAGGCGTCCGAGCGCCCGGTGGTGCTGGCCATCGGCCGACTGACCCCGCAGAAGAACTTCCAGCTGCTGCTCGACGCCGCCTCGGGCTGGCGCGGCGGCGAGGAGCCGCTGCTGGTGATCGCCGGCGCGGGGGCGGAGGAACCGGCGCTGAAGGCGCGGATCAAGTCGGAGCGGCTGCCGGCGAGGCTGCTGGGCTACCGCGAGGACGTGGCCGACCTGCTGGCCGCGGCCGACGTGGTCGTCATCTCCTCCCGCTGGGAGGCCCGCCCGATGGTCGCCCAGGAGGCGCTGAGGGCCGGTGTGCCGGTCGTGGCGACCGCGGTCGGCGGTCTGCCCGAGCTGGTCGGCGACGCGGCGGTACTGGTCCCGCCGGGGGACGCGACGGCCCTGGCCGCGGCGGTCTCCTCGCTGCTGGCCGATCCGGCCCGCCGCGCGGAACTGGCCGAGGCGGGCCCGGCCCAGGCCGAGACCTGGCCGACGGAGGCCGACACGGTGGCCCAGGTGCTCAGCGTCTACGACGAACTGACATCGCAGCGCTGA
- the recN gene encoding DNA repair protein RecN, translating to MVRGVLEEMRIRALGVIDDAVVELAPGFNVVTGETGAGKTMVVTSLGLLLGGRADAGLVRNGAERAVVEGRVELPDGSPAAERALEAGAELDEGALLLSRTVSAEGRSRAHVGGRTVPVSLLQTLGEDLIAVHGQTDQQRLLQPARQRGALDRYAGSAVAEPLTDYQTAYRRLREVAATLEELTTRARERAQEADLLRFGLDEIAAAEPRENEDEELAAESERLGHADALSSAATLAHGALAGDPSDPDIVDAGLLVAQAKRALDAVRTHDERLGSLAERVGEVSYLLADIGQELAGYAEDLDADPVRLAAVEERRAVLAHLVRKYGDAQEGIASVLAWNEEAGRRLSELDGDDERIGALEEERESLTETVSALAEQLSAARHSAAHTFAEAVTAELTELAMPHARVSFGITRTADFGPFGVDEVEVLLAPHPGAPPRPIAKGASGGELSRVMLAVEVVFAGADPVPTYLFDEVDAGVGGKAAVEVGRRLARLARTSQVVVVTHLPQVAAFADRHLVVEKTVDGTVTRSGVKTLTDAERVRELSRMLAGLEDSELGRAHAEELLAAARNGTGRPGG from the coding sequence ATCGTCAGGGGCGTGCTGGAGGAGATGCGGATACGAGCCCTGGGCGTGATTGACGACGCGGTCGTCGAGCTCGCGCCAGGGTTCAACGTCGTCACCGGTGAGACCGGGGCGGGCAAGACCATGGTGGTGACCAGCCTCGGCCTGCTGCTGGGCGGCCGCGCCGACGCGGGGCTGGTGCGCAACGGGGCCGAGCGGGCCGTCGTCGAGGGGCGGGTGGAGCTGCCGGACGGCTCCCCGGCGGCGGAGCGTGCGCTGGAGGCGGGTGCGGAGCTCGACGAGGGCGCCCTGCTGCTGAGCCGCACGGTGTCGGCCGAGGGGCGCTCACGCGCCCATGTGGGCGGTCGCACGGTGCCGGTGAGCCTGCTGCAGACGCTGGGCGAGGACCTGATCGCCGTGCACGGGCAGACCGACCAGCAGCGGCTGCTGCAGCCGGCCCGCCAGCGCGGCGCGCTGGACCGCTACGCGGGCTCCGCCGTCGCCGAGCCGCTGACCGACTACCAGACCGCCTACCGGCGGCTGCGCGAGGTCGCGGCGACGCTGGAGGAGCTGACCACCAGGGCGCGTGAGCGGGCCCAGGAGGCGGACCTGCTGCGTTTCGGCCTGGACGAGATCGCCGCGGCCGAGCCGCGCGAGAACGAGGACGAGGAGCTCGCCGCCGAGTCGGAGCGGCTCGGCCACGCCGACGCGCTCTCCTCGGCCGCCACGCTCGCCCACGGCGCGCTGGCGGGCGATCCGAGCGACCCGGACATCGTGGACGCGGGGCTGCTGGTCGCCCAGGCGAAGCGGGCGCTGGACGCGGTCCGCACGCACGACGAGCGGCTCGGCTCGCTGGCGGAGCGGGTGGGCGAGGTGTCCTACCTGCTGGCGGACATCGGGCAGGAGCTGGCCGGCTACGCCGAGGACCTGGACGCCGACCCGGTCCGGCTGGCGGCGGTCGAGGAGCGGCGTGCGGTGCTGGCGCACCTGGTGCGCAAGTACGGCGACGCGCAGGAGGGCATCGCCTCGGTCCTGGCCTGGAACGAGGAGGCGGGACGCAGGCTCTCGGAGCTGGACGGCGACGACGAGCGGATCGGTGCCCTGGAGGAGGAGCGGGAGTCGCTGACGGAGACGGTGTCCGCGCTCGCCGAGCAGCTGAGCGCCGCCCGGCACAGCGCCGCGCACACCTTCGCCGAGGCGGTGACCGCCGAGCTGACCGAGCTCGCCATGCCGCACGCACGGGTGAGTTTCGGAATCACCCGGACGGCGGATTTCGGCCCCTTCGGCGTGGACGAGGTCGAGGTGCTGCTCGCTCCGCACCCGGGCGCGCCGCCGCGTCCGATCGCCAAGGGGGCTTCCGGCGGTGAGCTCTCGCGGGTCATGCTCGCGGTCGAGGTCGTCTTCGCGGGCGCGGACCCGGTGCCGACCTACCTCTTCGACGAGGTCGACGCCGGCGTCGGCGGCAAGGCCGCGGTCGAGGTGGGCCGTCGGCTGGCCAGGCTGGCCCGCACCTCGCAGGTCGTCGTGGTGACCCACCTGCCGCAGGTGGCCGCCTTCGCCGACCGCCACCTGGTGGTCGAGAAGACGGTCGACGGCACGGTCACCCGCAGCGGCGTGAAGACGCTGACGGACGCCGAGCGGGTGCGCGAGCTGTCCCGGATGCTCGCCGGTCTGGAGGACTCCGAGCTGGGCCGGGCGCACGCCGAGGAGCTGCTGGCCGCGGCGCGCAACGGCACGGGGCGTCCTGGCGGCTGA